From a single Bemisia tabaci chromosome 10, PGI_BMITA_v3 genomic region:
- the LOC109031913 gene encoding uncharacterized protein produces the protein MERLKDSVQPDYQATSPRTPLRINEPSNDSASPSTNANARSPNFETGAPQNAGINVLTAAVFVAGEMAGSGVLALPKAVVDSGWIGIFIVIICCINAGYGGSRLGECWAILEERYPEYRGNTRNPYATIAERAVGKWGSYLVSVCMQITLFGASIVYLLLAAQLVQDLLIVVFPSVGFCWWFLIFAVGLIPAMWLGSPKDFWLVGVGALLSTTVAVVFIATQMLIDGLNLEKLPRHRPHSFKEFFLAFGTILFAFGGASTFPTIQNDMVHREKFSKSVMIAFIAITGLYSPLVIGGYYIYGDSIQPNVVMSLSHTTLVSLANIAMAIHLILAFLIIINPVCQDLEEMLQVPPEFCLKRCIVRTCMIMLMIIVGATVPRFSKILSLVGGSTITLTTFVLPNYFYLKLSDQRAPNWPVREVPLHMRVYMYELIGIGLVGGCCSTYSALIDMVGPDSFTKPCYWPN, from the exons ATGGAGCGGTTGAAGGATTCCGTACAGCCGGATTACCAGGCGACCAGTCCTCGAACTCCCCTCCGCATCAATGAGCCATCGAACGACAGTGCATCTCCTTCCACTAACGCAAAT GCAAGAAGTCCTAATTTTGAAACTGGAGCTCCTCAGAATGCCGGAATCAATGTTCTCACCGCAGCCGTCTTTGTGGCAGGAGAGATGGCAGGAAGTGGTGTACTTGCATTACCCAAAGCTGTCGTAGATTCCG GTTGGATAGGAATTTTCATCGTGATCATCTGCTGCATCAATGCAGGGTACGGCGGTTCTCGTCTTGGAGAGTGCTGGGCAATACTGGAGGAGCGGTACCCTGAGTACAGGGGGAACACACGCAACCCGTATGCCACTATTGCAGAAAGGGCTGTCGGAAAGTGGGGCAG TTACTTAGTCTCTGTGTGTATGCAGATCACGCTGTTTGGTGCCAGTATCGTGTATCTCTTGCTGGCAGCGCAGTTGGTTCAAGATCTCCTCATTGTGGTGTTCCCGTCGGTTGGTTTCTGCTGGTGGTTTCTCATCTTTGCTGTGGGGCTAATACCGGCCATGTGGCTGGGTTCACCCAAGGACTTTTG GTTAGTGGGAGTTGGAGCACTGCTTTCGACGACTGTGGCTGTTGTTTTCATAGCCACGCAGATGTTGATCGACGGTCTGAACCTGGAAAAGCTTCCGCGACACAGGCCACATTCGTTCAAGGAGTTTTTCCTTGCGTTCGGCACCATCCTCTTTGCTTTCGGCGGGGCCTCCACGTTTCCCACCATCCAGAACGATATGGTTCATCGTGAGAAGTTCTCAAAGTCGGTGATGATTGCTTTCATAG CTATCACCGGTCTGTACAGCCCTCTGGTGATCGGAGGCTATTATATTTACGGCGATAGTATTCAACCAAATGTAGTCATGTCGCTGAGTCATACAACTCTCGTTTCCTTAGCGAATATTGCCATGGCAATTCATCTGATCCTAGCGTTTTTAATTATCATCAATCCTGTTTGCCAGGATCTAGAAGAAATGCTCCAAGTTCCTCCCG AGTTCTGTCTAAAGCGTTGCATCGTGCGCACGTGCATGATAATGCTCATGATAATCGTGGGGGCGACTGTTCCCCGGTTTTCGAAAATCCTCTCGCTAGTCGGAGGCTCGACCATCACCCTTACAACTTTCGTTCTGCCAAACTATTTCTACCTGAAGCTCAGCGACCAAAGGGCACCGAACTGGCCAGTTAG AGAGGTGCCGTTACACATGCGTGTGTACATGTACGAACTGATCGGAATTGGCCTGGTCGGTGGTTGCTGCTCGACATACAGTGCGCTCATTGACATGGTCGGACCAGACTCCTTCACCAAGCCTTGCTATTGGCCCAACTGA